From a single Microbacterium terrisoli genomic region:
- a CDS encoding AAA family ATPase produces the protein MTIPQEQATWFADTFRLLADNVEQAVLGKRHVIELVLTAMLSEGHVLLEDVPGTGKTSLARALAQSVQGTNTRIQFTPDLLPGDITGITVYDQKTGAFEFHAGPVFANVVLADEINRASPKTQSALLEVMEEGRVTIDGVTRAVGVPFLVIATQNPVEQAGTYRLPEAQLDRFLLKTSLGYPDHAATVRILDGAAVSTDRIEPVITPQALVHMADLARDVYTNALVLDYVARVVDATRSAEQVRLGVSIRGALALTRATRTRAVSQGRTYATPDDVKALAVPVLAHRIILHPEAEFDGVTAEAVVGQVLLDVAPPTQREAV, from the coding sequence ATGACGATCCCTCAGGAACAGGCCACGTGGTTCGCCGACACGTTCAGGCTGCTCGCCGACAACGTCGAGCAGGCGGTGCTGGGCAAGCGCCATGTGATCGAGCTGGTGCTGACAGCCATGCTCAGCGAGGGTCACGTGCTCCTCGAGGATGTTCCCGGCACCGGCAAGACGTCGCTGGCGCGCGCGCTGGCCCAGTCCGTGCAGGGCACGAACACCCGCATCCAGTTCACACCCGACCTGCTGCCCGGCGACATCACCGGCATCACCGTGTACGACCAGAAGACGGGCGCGTTCGAGTTCCACGCGGGTCCCGTCTTCGCCAATGTGGTGCTGGCCGACGAGATCAACCGGGCGAGCCCCAAGACCCAGTCGGCGCTGCTGGAGGTCATGGAAGAGGGCCGGGTCACCATCGACGGCGTCACCCGCGCGGTGGGTGTGCCGTTCCTGGTGATCGCGACGCAGAACCCCGTCGAGCAAGCCGGTACCTACCGCCTTCCCGAGGCGCAGTTGGACCGATTCCTGCTGAAGACGTCGTTGGGCTACCCCGACCACGCGGCGACGGTCCGCATCCTCGACGGGGCGGCCGTGTCCACCGACAGGATCGAGCCGGTCATCACCCCGCAGGCTCTCGTGCACATGGCCGACCTCGCCCGCGACGTGTACACCAACGCCCTCGTGCTCGATTATGTCGCGCGGGTGGTGGATGCCACACGCTCGGCGGAACAGGTGCGCCTGGGCGTCAGCATCCGCGGCGCTCTGGCGCTGACGCGTGCCACCCGTACGCGCGCGGTCTCGCAGGGACGCACCTACGCCACGCCCGACGACGTCAAGGCGCTGGCGGTTCCGGTGCTCGCGCACCGCATCATCCTGCACCCCGAAGCCGAGTTCGACGGGGTGACCGCCGAAGCCGTCGTCGGCCAGGTGCTGCTGGATGTCGCACCGCCCACACAGCGCGAGGCCGTATGA
- a CDS encoding DUF58 domain-containing protein, whose translation MSRASSPLTRAPAREATEGITFSAGMTAAEGSTTFMTRVAEERRGWLVRAVVAVLRAARHVRAGVVAATHWLAETVNPAGWLVLALATAGLALGWTLGWVEALVAGFASLVLALMSVPFLFGARGYDVSVRLEHERVVAGDPLRGEILIRNVGARTALPGRLDLPVGPGLVELGVPLLRPGHEVARPLQIPALRRGVVTVGPPTAVRSDPVGILRREHEWDERHEIFVHPRTTAVPATSAGLIRDLEGSPSRRVVDSDMSFHAIREYVPGDARRQIHWKSTAKTGRLMVRQFEETRRSRLAVVLSVADDDYATDDEFELGVSAAASLAVQALHDGRDLDVVTGAEIPRVVQNRMRSIEVLRAGTPRGMLDGFSRLNALEHTMPLADVCRLAVEASDVLSLAFVVCGSQTTPLRLRQAALGFETATAVVAVVCDQKAHPRIQPLGELTVLTIGLLDDLTSLLLRSSQSGVQTGARAGAEAMA comes from the coding sequence ATGAGCAGAGCCTCGAGCCCGTTGACCCGCGCCCCGGCGCGCGAGGCGACCGAGGGCATCACCTTCAGCGCGGGGATGACCGCGGCCGAAGGGTCGACCACCTTCATGACCCGCGTCGCCGAGGAGCGCCGCGGGTGGCTCGTGCGCGCCGTCGTGGCAGTGCTGCGCGCGGCACGTCACGTGCGTGCGGGAGTGGTCGCGGCCACGCACTGGCTCGCCGAGACCGTGAACCCGGCCGGCTGGCTCGTGCTGGCGCTGGCCACGGCAGGGCTGGCCCTGGGCTGGACCCTCGGCTGGGTCGAGGCGCTGGTGGCGGGCTTCGCCTCGCTGGTCCTCGCCCTGATGAGCGTGCCGTTCCTGTTCGGCGCACGCGGCTATGACGTCTCGGTGCGTCTCGAGCACGAGCGCGTGGTCGCCGGCGACCCGCTGCGCGGCGAGATCCTGATCCGCAACGTCGGGGCCCGCACCGCTCTTCCGGGCCGCCTGGACCTGCCCGTCGGGCCGGGGCTGGTCGAACTCGGAGTGCCGCTGCTGCGCCCCGGGCACGAGGTGGCCCGCCCGCTGCAGATTCCGGCGCTGCGCCGGGGAGTGGTGACAGTCGGCCCGCCCACCGCGGTGCGCAGCGATCCGGTGGGAATCCTCCGTCGCGAGCACGAGTGGGACGAACGGCACGAGATCTTCGTGCACCCGCGCACCACGGCGGTGCCCGCCACCAGTGCGGGTCTGATCCGCGACCTCGAAGGCAGCCCGAGCCGGCGCGTCGTGGACTCCGACATGTCGTTCCACGCGATCCGCGAATACGTGCCCGGCGATGCCCGCCGGCAGATCCACTGGAAGTCGACGGCCAAGACCGGTCGGCTGATGGTGCGCCAGTTCGAAGAGACCCGCCGCTCGCGACTGGCGGTGGTGCTCAGCGTCGCCGATGACGACTATGCCACCGACGACGAGTTCGAACTCGGCGTGAGCGCTGCGGCATCCCTCGCCGTCCAGGCGCTGCACGACGGTCGCGACCTCGACGTGGTCACCGGGGCCGAGATCCCGCGCGTGGTGCAGAACCGCATGCGGTCGATCGAAGTGCTGCGCGCCGGCACTCCGCGCGGTATGCTCGACGGCTTCTCGCGCCTGAACGCGCTGGAGCACACGATGCCCCTGGCCGACGTGTGCCGATTGGCCGTCGAGGCATCCGACGTGCTGTCGCTCGCGTTCGTGGTGTGCGGTTCGCAGACCACACCTCTGCGGCTGCGGCAGGCGGCGCTCGGCTTCGAGACGGCGACCGCGGTCGTCGCCGTCGTATGCGACCAGAAAGCGCACCCGCGCATACAGCCGCTGGGGGAGCTGACGGTGCTCACGATCGGTCTGCTCGACGACCTGACCTCGCTCCTGCTGCGCAGTTCGCAGTCCGGCGTTCAGACGGGCGCACGCGCCGGGGCCGAGGCGATGGCATGA